One part of the Xylanimonas allomyrinae genome encodes these proteins:
- a CDS encoding metallopeptidase family protein, translating to MDFSRADFEDAVSDALDIVPPELTAMMDNVVVLVEDDAPRDDPELLGLYEGVPLTERGLSWAAGSLPDRITIFRNPTLAICDSRDDVVEEVAVTVVHEIAHHFGIDDDRLHELGWD from the coding sequence ATGGACTTCTCCCGTGCCGACTTCGAGGATGCCGTGTCCGACGCCCTCGACATCGTTCCCCCTGAGCTGACGGCGATGATGGACAACGTCGTCGTGCTGGTCGAGGACGACGCCCCGCGCGACGATCCCGAGCTGCTCGGGCTGTACGAGGGGGTCCCGCTCACCGAACGCGGCCTGTCGTGGGCCGCCGGGTCGCTGCCCGACCGCATCACGATCTTCCGCAACCCCACGCTCGCGATCTGCGACTCGCGCGACGACGTCGTCGAGGAGGTCGCTGTCACCGTCGTCCACGAGATCGCGCACCACTTCGGCATCGACGACGACCGGCTGCACGAGCTGGGCTGGGACTGA
- a CDS encoding phage holin family protein yields MSDPDDSPTLGRLVEQLSEQTSRLVRAEVALAKAELATKAKASGIGIGLFAAAGVIVLYAIGVLIWSAVLGLGEAWPLWLSALVIGVVMLLLAGGLVMGGVNLLQRASTRPESIDRVKRDIATVRSSLASTTTKEDLS; encoded by the coding sequence ATGAGTGACCCGGACGACTCCCCTACCCTCGGACGGCTCGTCGAGCAGCTCTCCGAGCAGACCAGCCGGCTCGTCCGCGCAGAGGTCGCACTGGCGAAGGCCGAGCTGGCCACGAAGGCCAAGGCCTCCGGCATCGGCATCGGCCTGTTCGCCGCGGCCGGCGTCATCGTGCTCTACGCGATCGGGGTGCTCATCTGGTCGGCCGTGCTCGGCCTGGGCGAGGCCTGGCCGTTGTGGCTGTCCGCCCTCGTCATCGGCGTCGTCATGCTGCTCCTGGCCGGTGGCCTCGTCATGGGCGGCGTCAATCTGCTCCAGCGGGCGTCGACCCGGCCCGAGTCGATCGACCGCGTGAAGCGCGACATCGCGACCGTGCGCAGCAGCCTCGCCTCCACGACCACGAAGGAGGACCTGTCGTGA
- a CDS encoding BldC family transcriptional regulator: protein MSLHGESEVLLTPAEVASLFRVDPKTVTRWAKAGKLSSIRTLGGHRRYREAEVRALLGAASENVEHPAD, encoded by the coding sequence ATGTCGCTCCACGGAGAGTCTGAGGTCCTGCTCACACCGGCGGAGGTGGCGAGCCTGTTCCGGGTCGACCCCAAGACGGTGACGCGCTGGGCCAAGGCGGGCAAGCTCTCGTCGATCCGCACGCTCGGCGGGCACAGGCGCTACCGCGAGGCCGAGGTGCGTGCGCTGCTCGGCGCGGCGTCGGAGAACGTTGAGCATCCCGCGGACTAG
- a CDS encoding DUF3073 domain-containing protein: MGRGRQKAKQTKVARELKYFSPATNYHALEQELRGSGHTDVATEDRYSAHDEDYDNTYSAWNDDER, from the coding sequence ATGGGCCGCGGCCGTCAGAAGGCAAAGCAGACCAAGGTTGCTCGCGAGCTGAAGTATTTCAGCCCCGCGACGAACTACCACGCGCTGGAGCAGGAGTTGCGAGGCAGCGGACACACCGACGTCGCCACCGAGGATCGGTACTCCGCGCACGACGAGGACTACGACAACACGTACTCCGCGTGGAACGACGACGAGCGCTGA
- the purM gene encoding phosphoribosylformylglycinamidine cyclo-ligase: protein MSNEGLTYAAAGVDTEAGDKAVELMKDAVRRTHGPAVLGGVGGFAGLYDLAAFKEYRAPLLATSTDGVGTKVAIAQALDKHDTIGFDLVGMVVDDIVVVGAKPLFMTDYIATGKVVPERIADIVRGIAQACEVAGTALVGGETAEHPGLLAPDEYDVAGAATGIVEADRVLGPDRVRAGDVLIAMASSGLHSNGYSLVRAVVRHAGWELDRQVDELGRTLGEELLEPTRVYASDVLALAADDAAQVHAFTHVTGGGLAANLARVLPAGLVATVDRASWQVPPVFGLVRALGQVPTGDIEGTLNLGVGMVAVVGAEGVDAALARLAALGVPAWELGTVAPLDASATREDLVAGTKGVDGGAVRLVGDYRF from the coding sequence TTGAGCAACGAAGGCCTGACGTACGCCGCCGCCGGCGTCGACACCGAGGCGGGCGACAAGGCCGTCGAGCTGATGAAGGACGCCGTGCGCCGCACGCACGGCCCGGCGGTGCTCGGGGGAGTGGGCGGCTTCGCCGGCCTGTACGACCTTGCGGCGTTCAAGGAGTACCGCGCGCCGCTGCTGGCGACGTCGACCGACGGCGTCGGCACCAAGGTGGCCATCGCTCAGGCGCTCGACAAGCACGACACCATCGGCTTCGACCTGGTCGGGATGGTGGTCGACGACATCGTCGTGGTGGGCGCCAAGCCGCTGTTCATGACGGACTACATCGCCACCGGCAAGGTGGTCCCCGAGCGCATCGCGGACATCGTGCGCGGCATCGCGCAGGCGTGCGAGGTCGCGGGGACGGCGCTGGTCGGCGGCGAGACCGCCGAGCACCCCGGCCTGCTCGCCCCGGACGAGTACGACGTCGCGGGCGCGGCGACCGGCATCGTCGAGGCCGACCGCGTGCTCGGCCCGGACCGCGTGCGCGCGGGCGACGTGCTGATCGCGATGGCCTCGAGCGGCCTGCACTCCAACGGCTACTCGCTGGTGCGCGCCGTCGTGCGGCACGCGGGCTGGGAGCTGGACCGGCAGGTCGACGAGCTGGGCCGCACGCTCGGCGAGGAGCTGCTCGAGCCCACGCGCGTCTACGCCTCGGACGTGCTGGCTCTCGCGGCCGACGACGCCGCGCAGGTGCACGCCTTCACGCATGTCACGGGTGGCGGCCTGGCCGCCAACCTGGCCCGCGTGCTGCCGGCGGGTCTCGTCGCGACCGTCGACCGTGCGAGCTGGCAGGTGCCCCCGGTGTTCGGCCTGGTGCGCGCGCTGGGCCAGGTGCCCACGGGCGACATCGAAGGCACGCTCAACCTGGGTGTGGGGATGGTCGCCGTGGTCGGGGCCGAGGGTGTCGACGCGGCCCTGGCGCGTCTGGCGGCACTGGGTGTTCCCGCCTGGGAGCTCGGGACGGTCGCGCCGCTCGACGCGTCCGCGACGCGGGAGGATCTGGTCGCGGGCACGAAGGGCGTCGACGGCGGCGCCGTGCGCCTCGTGGGCGACTACCGCTTCTGA
- the purF gene encoding amidophosphoribosyltransferase, giving the protein MPLRPDGRLNHDLMPGEKGPQDACGVFGVWAPGEEVAKLAYFGLYALQHRGQESAGIATSNGEQILVYKDMGLVSQVFDETALDALRGHIAVGHCRYSTTGGVTWENAQPTLGATASGTVALGHNGNLTNSAELVNLVAERYGAQRRGELARGNTTDTALVTALLAGDPDHTLEATALEVLPRLRGAFSLVFMDERTLYAARDPQGVRPLVLGRLERGWVVASETPALDIVGASYVREVEPGELIMIDGDGLRSRKFAEPQRAGCVFEYVYLARPDTVINGRSVHSARVEMGRALAKEHPVEADLVIPTPESGTPAAVGYAQESGIPFGQGLTKNAYVGRTFIQPSDTLRQLGIRLKLNPLREVIRGKRLVVVDDSIVRGNTQRALVRMLREAGAAEVHVRISSPPVTWPCFYGIDFASRAELIANGLAVDEIGQSLGADSLGYISLDGMIAATQQPASQLCAACFTGKYPIELPPEDQLGKHLLEQDELPLGAPEDGLHTLSVALGGAGALAHP; this is encoded by the coding sequence ATGCCTTTGCGCCCTGACGGTCGCCTCAACCATGACCTGATGCCCGGCGAGAAGGGCCCTCAAGACGCGTGCGGCGTCTTCGGGGTCTGGGCTCCCGGTGAGGAGGTCGCGAAGCTCGCCTACTTCGGGCTGTACGCGCTCCAGCACCGCGGCCAGGAGTCTGCCGGCATCGCCACCTCGAACGGAGAGCAGATCCTCGTCTACAAGGACATGGGCCTCGTGTCCCAGGTCTTCGACGAGACGGCGCTCGACGCGCTGCGCGGCCACATCGCCGTCGGCCACTGCCGCTACTCGACCACGGGCGGGGTCACGTGGGAGAACGCACAGCCGACGCTCGGCGCGACGGCGTCGGGCACCGTGGCCCTGGGCCACAACGGCAACCTCACGAACTCGGCCGAGCTCGTCAACCTGGTCGCCGAGCGCTACGGCGCGCAGCGCCGGGGCGAGCTCGCCCGCGGCAACACCACCGACACGGCGCTCGTCACCGCGCTGCTGGCCGGGGACCCCGACCACACCCTGGAGGCGACGGCGCTCGAGGTGCTGCCGCGTCTGCGCGGGGCGTTCTCGCTCGTCTTCATGGACGAGCGCACCCTGTACGCCGCGCGCGACCCGCAGGGGGTGCGCCCGCTCGTGCTGGGCCGCCTCGAACGCGGCTGGGTCGTGGCGTCCGAGACGCCGGCCCTCGACATCGTCGGCGCGTCGTACGTGCGCGAGGTCGAGCCGGGCGAGCTCATCATGATCGACGGGGACGGCCTGCGGTCGCGCAAGTTCGCCGAGCCGCAGCGTGCCGGGTGCGTCTTCGAGTACGTGTACCTGGCCCGCCCCGACACCGTCATCAACGGTCGCTCCGTGCACTCCGCGCGCGTCGAGATGGGCCGGGCGCTCGCCAAGGAGCACCCCGTCGAGGCCGACCTCGTCATCCCGACGCCCGAGTCGGGCACACCGGCCGCCGTCGGGTACGCGCAGGAGTCGGGCATCCCGTTCGGGCAGGGCCTGACCAAGAACGCGTACGTGGGCCGCACGTTCATCCAGCCGTCGGACACGCTGCGCCAGCTCGGCATCCGCCTCAAGCTCAACCCGCTGCGCGAGGTCATCCGCGGCAAGCGGCTCGTCGTCGTCGACGACTCGATCGTGCGCGGCAACACCCAGCGCGCCCTGGTGCGGATGCTGCGCGAGGCGGGCGCGGCCGAGGTGCACGTGCGCATCTCCTCGCCGCCCGTCACGTGGCCGTGCTTCTACGGCATCGACTTCGCCTCGCGCGCCGAGCTCATCGCCAACGGCCTGGCGGTCGACGAGATCGGCCAGTCGCTCGGCGCCGACTCGCTGGGGTACATCTCGCTCGACGGCATGATCGCCGCGACGCAGCAGCCCGCCTCGCAGCTGTGCGCCGCGTGCTTCACGGGCAAGTACCCGATCGAGCTGCCGCCCGAGGACCAGCTCGGCAAGCACCTGCTCGAGCAGGACGAGCTGCCGCTCGGCGCGCCCGAGGACGGCCTGCACACGCTGTCGGTCGCCCTGGGCGGCGCCGGCGCCCTTGCCCACCCGTGA
- a CDS encoding ExeM/NucH family extracellular endonuclease produces the protein MTSPAGRRRKGALAALLSAAVAVPTTLALAAPAAANVSPQSPVVIDEVFGGGGNSGAPLSQDFVELWNTTDEPVSLAGWSIQYASSGGTWANGAQTNLTGTIPAHGHYLVGEAFGANTALPSLPAPDATGTIAMSGTGAKVALVQTTTRLGCTGAACATVPDVVDLVGWGSGVNAWAGATAAPATSNSTSIARADHANTGVNGADFVAGAPTPANAADTGGTPDPDPTPTPTPDPTPTATPGQDTHTIAQIQGTGAASPLVGQTVTTTGVVTAAYPTGGLNGYVIQTPGTGGALDLTTHTASDAVFVYSSSTVAAVRVGQTVQVTGTVSEFNGLTEITVDGTQHLALLPDAAPVAPATAAWPGSAAQRESIESMLYAPGAFTVSNAYTANQYSEVGLAAGDTPLIQWTDAARPGSTEAEAIKADNAARGVVLDDASTLNFLSSANSGLTPPYVSLDDPVRVGAAVTFTEPVIVDYRNDAWKLNPTHQVTAGGPTPVTFEHTRTAAPQNVGGDLKVATFNVLNYFTTTGDAYGGCSYYADRQGNPIAVNTCPGNGPRGAWDAASLQRQQSKIVAAINAVDADVVGLLEIENSVALGEPKDEAVATLVAALNEAAGSDVWAYVPSSSELPDPAEMDVISNAIIYKPAAVERVGQSRALGTASAAGQAFDNAREPIGQEFAPVGGGEPFFVAVNHLKSKGSAGPWPGDADTGDGQGSSNESRVRQATALRDWVGTVTEPGEAVALIGDFNSYTQEDPLQVLYAAGYTDAASHLSSGQYSYSFSGLSGSLDHVLLNAPALERATGADIWEINAEESIALEYSRYNYHGTLFYAPDPYASSDHDPVVVGLTRGEAGNPGPVDLDIVNLNDFHGRIDASTVNVAGTVEQLRAQNPDGTVFVSAGDNIGASLFASALQQDTPTLDVLDALGLKVSAVGNHEFDQGFADLTGRVADQSGFPYLGANVYTKGTTTPALPEYDVEEVNGLDVGFVGVVTQETPSLVSPAGVSGLDFGDPVEALNRVTAQLKDGDPANGEADVVIALVHDGASAGTPDGATLEQEVAAGGPFAEIVTDTDPRVAAILTGHTHKQYAWDAPITGTDRTRPIIQTGNYGEFVGHTSLTVDPATDEVTDYTVENVPRSTTPAAELVATYPRVAQVKTIVDAALAQADVIGSQPVGKVTADITTAFAGGARDDRASESTLGNLVGDALRDSLASPERGGAQIGIVNPGGLRAELLKGDDGVITYAEANAVLPFVNNLWTLTLTGAQLTEVLEQQWQTNTDGTRPSRPYLALGLSDNVTWVAKTADGNATPGGNVLAVYVNGTLVKPTDTFRVATFSFLGTGGDNFRAFTQATDVRDSGLVDRDAWIDYIKANSPLTPSFARTRTVAGTLPGTVTAGGQATASLSGLDLTSLGSPANTSASVSLVPAGDTASDGVALGETAVSGGAATVAVTIPAGTAAGAYALKVVATPSGTTTLLPVTVEAAPAPLYPAFLPGLVYTGGEKVTYHGTAYQAQWWTLGTAPDASPWGSWMEIGAEVKTPAGTFLEWTGSWVYTGGETVVHDGHRWKAQWWTRNQEPGADAYGPWKDLGAI, from the coding sequence ATCACGTCCCCTGCCGGACGACGCAGGAAGGGCGCCCTCGCGGCGCTCCTGTCCGCGGCCGTCGCCGTCCCTACCACTCTCGCGCTCGCCGCCCCCGCGGCGGCGAACGTCAGCCCGCAGTCCCCGGTCGTCATCGACGAGGTGTTCGGAGGCGGCGGCAACAGCGGCGCGCCGCTGAGCCAGGACTTCGTCGAGCTGTGGAACACCACCGATGAGCCCGTCTCGCTCGCGGGCTGGTCGATCCAGTACGCGTCGAGCGGCGGCACCTGGGCCAACGGCGCCCAGACCAACCTCACGGGCACCATCCCCGCCCACGGGCACTACCTCGTCGGCGAGGCGTTCGGCGCGAACACCGCGCTGCCGTCGCTGCCGGCGCCCGACGCCACCGGCACCATCGCGATGTCGGGCACGGGCGCGAAGGTCGCGCTCGTCCAGACCACGACGCGGCTGGGCTGCACGGGCGCCGCCTGCGCCACGGTCCCCGACGTCGTCGACCTGGTCGGCTGGGGATCGGGCGTCAACGCCTGGGCCGGAGCCACCGCGGCCCCCGCGACGTCGAACAGCACCTCGATCGCGCGCGCCGACCACGCCAACACGGGCGTCAACGGCGCGGACTTCGTGGCGGGAGCGCCGACACCGGCCAACGCCGCCGACACGGGCGGCACGCCCGACCCCGACCCGACGCCGACGCCGACGCCCGATCCCACGCCGACCGCCACCCCGGGCCAGGACACGCACACGATCGCGCAGATCCAGGGCACGGGCGCGGCCTCGCCGCTCGTGGGCCAGACCGTCACGACGACGGGCGTCGTCACCGCGGCCTACCCGACCGGCGGCCTCAACGGCTACGTCATCCAGACGCCGGGCACGGGCGGCGCGCTCGACCTGACGACGCACACCGCCTCGGACGCCGTCTTCGTCTACTCGTCCTCGACGGTTGCCGCGGTCCGCGTCGGCCAGACCGTCCAGGTGACGGGCACCGTGAGCGAGTTCAACGGCCTGACCGAGATCACCGTCGACGGCACGCAGCACCTGGCCCTCCTGCCCGACGCCGCACCGGTCGCCCCGGCGACGGCCGCCTGGCCGGGCTCGGCCGCGCAGCGCGAGTCCATCGAGTCGATGCTCTACGCCCCGGGCGCGTTCACCGTGAGCAACGCCTACACGGCCAACCAGTACTCGGAGGTCGGCCTGGCCGCCGGTGACACGCCGCTGATCCAGTGGACCGACGCCGCCCGCCCGGGCAGCACCGAGGCCGAGGCGATCAAGGCCGACAACGCCGCCCGCGGCGTGGTGCTCGACGACGCCTCGACGCTCAACTTCCTCAGCTCGGCCAACAGCGGCCTGACGCCGCCCTACGTCTCGCTCGACGACCCGGTGCGGGTCGGCGCGGCCGTGACGTTCACCGAGCCGGTGATCGTCGACTACCGCAACGACGCATGGAAGCTCAACCCGACCCACCAGGTCACGGCCGGCGGCCCCACGCCGGTGACGTTCGAGCACACCCGCACCGCGGCCCCGCAGAACGTGGGCGGAGACCTCAAGGTCGCCACGTTCAACGTGCTCAACTACTTCACGACGACGGGCGACGCCTACGGCGGCTGCTCGTACTACGCCGACCGCCAGGGCAACCCCATCGCGGTCAACACGTGCCCGGGCAACGGCCCGCGCGGCGCGTGGGACGCCGCTAGCCTCCAGCGTCAGCAGAGCAAGATCGTCGCTGCGATCAACGCGGTCGACGCCGACGTCGTGGGCCTGCTGGAGATCGAGAACTCGGTCGCGCTGGGCGAGCCGAAGGACGAGGCCGTGGCCACGCTGGTCGCCGCCCTCAACGAGGCGGCCGGCTCGGACGTGTGGGCCTACGTACCGTCGTCGTCGGAGCTGCCGGACCCGGCCGAGATGGACGTCATCAGCAACGCGATCATCTACAAGCCGGCCGCCGTCGAGCGCGTCGGGCAGTCGCGCGCGCTGGGCACGGCGTCGGCCGCCGGGCAGGCGTTCGACAACGCGCGCGAGCCGATCGGGCAGGAGTTCGCGCCCGTGGGCGGCGGCGAGCCGTTCTTCGTCGCGGTCAACCACCTCAAGTCGAAGGGGTCGGCCGGCCCCTGGCCGGGCGACGCCGACACGGGCGACGGCCAGGGCTCGTCCAACGAGTCCCGCGTCCGCCAGGCCACCGCGCTGCGTGACTGGGTCGGCACGGTGACCGAGCCGGGCGAGGCCGTCGCGCTCATCGGCGACTTCAACTCCTACACGCAGGAGGACCCGCTGCAGGTGCTCTACGCGGCGGGATACACCGACGCCGCGTCGCACCTTTCGAGCGGTCAGTACTCGTACTCGTTCAGCGGCCTGTCCGGCTCGCTCGACCACGTGCTCCTCAACGCCCCCGCGCTCGAGCGCGCGACGGGCGCGGACATCTGGGAGATCAACGCCGAGGAGTCCATCGCGCTGGAGTACAGCCGGTACAACTACCACGGCACGCTCTTCTACGCGCCCGACCCCTACGCGTCCTCCGACCACGACCCGGTGGTCGTGGGCCTCACGCGCGGCGAGGCCGGCAACCCCGGCCCGGTCGACCTGGACATCGTCAACCTCAACGACTTCCACGGCCGCATCGACGCCAGCACGGTCAACGTCGCGGGCACCGTCGAGCAGCTGCGCGCCCAGAACCCGGACGGCACCGTCTTCGTCTCGGCGGGCGACAACATCGGCGCCTCGCTGTTCGCCTCCGCGCTCCAGCAGGACACCCCGACGCTCGACGTGCTCGACGCGCTGGGCCTGAAGGTCAGCGCCGTCGGCAACCACGAGTTCGACCAGGGCTTCGCGGACCTCACGGGCCGCGTCGCCGACCAGTCCGGCTTCCCGTACCTGGGCGCCAACGTCTACACCAAGGGCACGACGACACCGGCACTGCCGGAGTACGACGTCGAGGAGGTCAACGGTCTCGACGTCGGCTTCGTGGGCGTCGTCACGCAGGAGACCCCGTCGCTCGTCTCGCCGGCCGGCGTCTCCGGCCTCGACTTCGGCGACCCGGTCGAGGCGCTCAACCGCGTCACCGCCCAGCTCAAGGACGGCGACCCCGCCAACGGCGAGGCCGACGTCGTGATCGCCCTCGTGCACGACGGCGCCTCCGCCGGCACGCCCGACGGTGCAACGCTCGAGCAGGAGGTCGCCGCGGGCGGCCCGTTCGCCGAGATCGTCACCGACACCGACCCGCGCGTGGCCGCCATCCTCACCGGCCACACCCACAAGCAGTACGCGTGGGACGCCCCGATCACGGGCACCGACCGCACGCGCCCGATCATCCAGACGGGCAACTACGGCGAGTTCGTCGGCCACACGTCGCTGACCGTCGACCCCGCGACCGACGAGGTCACCGACTACACGGTCGAGAACGTCCCCCGCTCGACGACGCCCGCGGCCGAGCTGGTCGCCACCTACCCGCGCGTGGCGCAGGTCAAGACGATCGTCGACGCGGCGCTCGCCCAGGCCGACGTCATCGGCTCGCAGCCGGTGGGCAAGGTCACGGCCGACATCACGACGGCCTTCGCGGGCGGCGCCCGCGACGACCGCGCGTCCGAGTCCACGCTGGGCAACCTCGTGGGCGACGCGCTGCGCGACTCGCTCGCCTCCCCGGAGCGCGGCGGCGCGCAGATCGGCATCGTCAACCCGGGCGGCCTGCGGGCCGAGCTCCTCAAGGGAGACGACGGCGTCATCACGTACGCCGAGGCCAACGCGGTGCTGCCGTTCGTCAACAACCTCTGGACGCTGACGCTCACGGGTGCCCAGCTCACGGAGGTCCTCGAGCAGCAGTGGCAGACCAACACGGACGGCACGCGCCCGTCGCGCCCGTACCTGGCCCTGGGCCTGTCCGACAACGTCACGTGGGTCGCCAAGACGGCCGACGGCAACGCCACCCCGGGCGGCAACGTCCTGGCGGTCTACGTGAACGGCACGCTGGTCAAGCCCACGGACACCTTCCGGGTGGCGACGTTCAGCTTCCTCGGCACGGGCGGCGACAACTTCCGCGCCTTCACGCAGGCGACCGACGTGCGCGACTCGGGCCTCGTCGACCGTGACGCGTGGATCGACTACATCAAGGCCAACTCGCCGCTCACGCCGTCGTTCGCCCGCACGCGGACCGTCGCCGGCACCCTGCCTGGCACGGTCACGGCCGGGGGCCAGGCCACGGCGTCCCTGAGCGGGCTCGACCTGACCTCGCTGGGCTCCCCGGCCAACACGTCGGCGTCCGTCTCGCTCGTTCCCGCCGGTGACACCGCGTCCGACGGCGTCGCCCTGGGCGAGACGGCCGTCAGCGGCGGTGCCGCCACGGTCGCCGTCACGATCCCGGCCGGGACCGCGGCGGGTGCCTACGCGCTCAAGGTGGTCGCGACGCCGTCGGGCACGACGACGCTGCTGCCGGTCACGGTCGAGGCCGCCCCGGCCCCGCTGTACCCGGCGTTCCTGCCGGGCCTCGTCTACACCGGCGGCGAGAAGGTGACCTACCACGGCACGGCGTACCAGGCCCAGTGGTGGACGCTGGGCACGGCCCCCGACGCCTCGCCCTGGGGATCGTGGATGGAGATCGGCGCCGAGGTGAAGACGCCGGCCGGCACGTTCCTCGAGTGGACCGGCTCGTGGGTCTACACGGGCGGCGAGACGGTGGTCCACGACGGGCACCGCTGGAAGGCCCAGTGGTGGACCCGCAACCAGGAGCCGGGGGCCGACGCGTACGGCCCGTGGAAGGACCTGGGGGCGATCTGA
- a CDS encoding sterol carrier family protein, producing MPARRRTDPAAGRAAVGAWLRGEAVRAQTTTAVRFTLEELADVAPGNAVEVRVPPAGAVQAVPGPRHTRGTPPNVVETDVETWLGLVTGRVRWADAVDDGRVRASGERSDLSSLLPLQAARER from the coding sequence ATGCCCGCCCGACGCCGCACCGACCCCGCCGCCGGACGCGCCGCCGTCGGCGCCTGGCTGCGTGGTGAGGCCGTGCGCGCGCAGACGACGACGGCGGTGCGCTTCACGCTCGAGGAGCTCGCGGACGTCGCGCCCGGCAACGCCGTCGAGGTGCGGGTGCCGCCGGCCGGTGCCGTCCAGGCCGTGCCCGGCCCCCGGCACACGCGCGGCACGCCCCCCAACGTGGTCGAGACCGACGTCGAGACGTGGCTGGGCCTGGTCACCGGCCGCGTGCGATGGGCCGACGCCGTCGACGACGGGCGCGTGCGCGCCTCGGGCGAGCGTTCGGACCTCTCGTCGCTCCTTCCGTTGCAGGCGGCGCGCGAGCGCTGA
- a CDS encoding RNB domain-containing ribonuclease, with the protein MPSRHLSLASTSSDEVRAALAALRAELGLPAMFSLAVNDEARAAAARDVTRDRQDRRDVDFVTIDPPGSMDLDQAVHVASSGDGYIVRYAIADVAAFVTPGSRLDREVHRRGTTVYGPDTRTPLHPPVLSEGAASLLPGEDRPAALWTIGLDAHGELTSATVARALVRSRARLTYGEAQSALDDGTAPEPLQLLADVGRLRQARERDRGGVSLDVPEQEVVERPDGSFALAFRRTLPVEGWNAQISLLTGIAAARMMREAGVGIFRTLPPADPRDLARLRRTAVALGIDWPDDLPYAELLHRLESRRPTHAAFLNEATTLFRGAGYLAFGVPGEDGTTVRLPDGASAAEGGARHAAIAAEYAHVTAPLRRLVDRYGIEVCLAHSGGRDVPRWVADALPGLPRTMSTTGRVASSFERSCVDVVEAALLGARVGQTFDAVVVEVEERNGRPATRGEVVLRDPAVRARVDGENLPLGARTRVTLAEASVPERRVRFRL; encoded by the coding sequence GTGCCTTCCCGACACCTCAGCCTCGCCTCGACCTCCTCCGACGAGGTGCGGGCCGCGCTCGCAGCGCTGCGAGCGGAGCTCGGCCTCCCCGCGATGTTCTCGCTCGCGGTCAACGACGAGGCGCGCGCCGCCGCGGCCCGTGACGTCACCCGCGACCGGCAGGACCGCCGTGACGTGGACTTCGTCACCATCGACCCGCCAGGCTCGATGGACCTCGACCAGGCCGTCCACGTGGCCTCGTCGGGCGACGGGTACATCGTGCGCTACGCCATCGCCGACGTCGCCGCCTTCGTGACGCCGGGAAGCCGGCTGGACCGCGAGGTCCACCGCCGCGGCACCACGGTCTACGGCCCCGACACGCGCACGCCGCTGCACCCGCCCGTGCTGTCCGAGGGCGCGGCGAGCCTCCTGCCCGGAGAGGACCGCCCCGCAGCCCTGTGGACGATCGGCCTCGACGCCCACGGCGAGCTCACCTCGGCGACCGTGGCGCGCGCGCTCGTGCGCTCGCGCGCCCGCCTCACCTACGGCGAGGCACAGTCCGCGCTCGACGACGGCACCGCGCCCGAGCCGCTCCAGCTCCTCGCCGACGTCGGCCGGCTGCGCCAGGCGCGCGAGCGAGACCGCGGCGGCGTGTCGCTCGACGTGCCCGAGCAGGAGGTCGTCGAGCGGCCCGACGGCTCGTTCGCCCTGGCCTTCCGCCGCACCCTGCCCGTCGAGGGCTGGAACGCGCAGATCTCGCTGCTGACCGGCATCGCGGCGGCGCGCATGATGCGCGAGGCCGGAGTCGGCATCTTCCGCACGCTGCCGCCCGCCGACCCGCGCGACCTGGCCCGCCTGCGCCGCACCGCCGTCGCGCTGGGCATCGACTGGCCCGACGACCTGCCGTACGCCGAGCTGCTGCACCGGCTCGAGTCGCGCCGCCCCACGCACGCGGCGTTCCTCAACGAGGCCACCACGCTGTTCCGCGGCGCGGGCTACCTCGCGTTCGGCGTGCCCGGCGAGGACGGCACGACGGTACGGCTCCCGGACGGCGCCTCGGCCGCCGAGGGCGGGGCCCGCCACGCCGCCATCGCCGCCGAGTACGCGCACGTCACCGCGCCGTTGCGCCGCCTCGTGGACCGCTACGGCATCGAGGTGTGCCTCGCCCACTCGGGCGGGCGCGACGTGCCGCGCTGGGTCGCCGACGCGCTGCCCGGCCTGCCGCGCACCATGAGCACGACGGGCCGCGTCGCGTCGTCCTTCGAGCGCTCGTGCGTCGACGTCGTCGAGGCCGCGCTGCTGGGCGCGCGCGTGGGCCAGACGTTCGACGCCGTCGTCGTCGAGGTCGAGGAGCGCAACGGCCGACCCGCGACCCGCGGCGAGGTGGTGCTGCGCGACCCCGCGGTGCGCGCCCGCGTCGACGGTGAGAACCTGCCGCTCGGTGCGCGCACGCGCGTGACGCTCGCCGAGGCGTCGGTGCCGGAGCGCCGCGTCCGCTTCCGCCTCTGA